One segment of Triticum aestivum cultivar Chinese Spring chromosome 2A, IWGSC CS RefSeq v2.1, whole genome shotgun sequence DNA contains the following:
- the LOC123189863 gene encoding photosynthetic NDH subunit of lumenal location 3, chloroplastic, whose amino-acid sequence MDFGTELKGCVCRINNCAIELFSLEEDLEIEDEDSWDLVGRDLRLKATFLYIDLSRVISSCESDERKKTLTGLANKFFYFMDELGNAVKDRSASLVQVCYSDTAHVLREVVAALGPSH is encoded by the exons ATGGATTTTGGGACTGAATTGAAGGGATGTGTTTGCCGGATCAACAACTGCGCCATTGAACTCTTCTCGCTGGAGGAGGATTTGGAGATTGAAGACGAAGACTCATGGGACCTGGTTGGGAGGGACCTCCGGCTGAAGGCCACCTTCTTGTATATTGACCTCAGCCGTGTGATCTCCTCCTGTGAGAGCGATGAGCGCAAGAAGACGCTCACCGGCCTAGCCAACAAGTTCTTCTACTTCATGGACGAG TTGGGCAATGCGGTGAAGGACAGAAGCGCCTCCCTGGTGCAGGTGTGCTACAGCGACACAGCTCATGTTCTTCGCGAGGTGGTAGCCGCCCTTGGGCCGTCCCATTAG